In Palaemon carinicauda isolate YSFRI2023 chromosome 28, ASM3689809v2, whole genome shotgun sequence, the sequence TCCAGACGTTTATTACGGCGGCAGTGTCATGGGATTTTTATCTCTCTCCTTATTTATAGTGTACTCACGTACATATAGAACCAAGCCAAAAAAGGATCATTTCGCTGCAAAGAAAATCTCCATTAAAAGAATAAAGTAAATGAAAGGACTCTGAATAGAATAACAAAACAGagatacaaataagaaaaaaaaattatatacgtagatgATTAAACAGAAGTTGTGCtaaaaggaaatataatttattagtgtacacgatccgtcaaaaataacagctaaatatctaaatgaataagCACAAACAtagagattcaacctttcccaacacatccccctttcctaactacctctctgggtaaccctcccttaccagggtatgattactccctcttccccctacccagaGGACAGGGAGAGACCGGGTAATCATACGTTTAGCAATgtcactatgtatatatacatatacatatatatatatatacatatacacacacatatatatatatatatatatatatatatatatatatatatatatatatatttatatatatatatattgtatatatatactgtatataatgtatatatatatatatatatatatatatatatatatatatatatactaaatatatgtacatatatataggcctatatatatatatatatatatatatatatatatatatatatatatatatatatatatatatatactgtatatatgtacatatactgtatatatatacatatatatatatacatacatatatatatatatatacagtatatatatatatatatatatatatatatatatatatatatatatatgtatatatatatatatatatatatatatatatatatatatatatatatatatatatatatatatatatatagccaaacacttgctttaTGTTATACAGTCGGGATAGCTTAGATATTTGGGATTTAGAATCTTCATTACAAGAAAGTCAGTCCTTCAAGGTAATGTGATAAATCAGGTGACAGATGTCAGCATCCCGCAACCATTTGAGGAACGGCAACTGACCACTAAGCTTTGGCCTCTAGTTAGAAATGAAGTGAAAAGCTACTTTCGTCTAGAGTAGTCCCTAGAGTGGTACATCCATGGGATTTTAGGACTTTCCAATCACTATATTTTGCGTAGCTGACTCTGGGACTTTCCAATCCTAATAATTTATGGTAAACATTGGACTTTCAAACAAACTTATTTTTTTCTGAGTGGATTTATCTTCTATTTTTCTGAATAACATACTTTTTGGGGGGTTTAGAAATagtatttttctttcaaatatatgtTTTTCAAAGTAGAAGAAAAGTTTTTCGAAACCTTTATTCTTGAGAAAAAAAGTACTCTAATAATCTTACAATTCTCCTgactagtcttcagctgctgaatttcatcataatttgttgaacagaaatggctgtcaattaaatttcttattcctgatctaattaCTAATCTGTGGTActgtcgtttagttagttctttatatttctaagcatcctttacattcagatcttcccggatagtaccaTTCTGTACACAGTACTAGGCACGTTGTTAGTTCCAACAGTcttgccttcatcataaggctcaacgctACACAGTATTCTGTAAGTTTGATTCCAGATGTaattagattgtggaatgatcttcctaatcaggcagttgaatctttggaagtttagaagttcaaactccggtgaatgattttatgttgaactgaCTGATATAAgacttttcattgtttatatatgacagatctactttAACGTTCTCACtgctcttgagatattttataatcattattcattacttctcatatggtttttctatttctttaattcctttcctcactgggctaatcttCCCTCTTGGAACCCTGGGTCTtacagaatcttgcttttccaacaagtagcttagctagtaataatgataatactaataatgataaaaagcagAATTTTAACGTATATACCTTAATGAGTTGTGAAAAGGCCTTTTCCGAATAGTTGATATCTTTTACTGACTAGTAAAATTTGAACTTTCTATAACGTGTAATATTGAATTGGATTGGATATTACACATTATAGAAAGTTCAAGTTTTATTCTGATGacgggttgaagataaatagaagatgatgagaacggaatatgcaatggaagatgaaatatcattggaaggagaaaggattaatgaggtaaaatcatttaaatatttaggaactatgatctctaatacagggtctttagaattggagtttaatgaaagattgaaaaaagcaaatcagacaatggctaggttaaataaaatttggaaaacaaatagcctgaaattacacacaaaactcaggctatataacagtttagtgagatcagtgttactgaatggacatgagtcgtggtatgacaatgaaaccatatccaacagtttttgtagatttgagaacaacgccctcagaagaatatcgggagttaaatggcacgacaggattagaaatgaaactataagagagattactcgagtgccataagtggatgagaccatggtgaggggcagatggagatggtttgggcatgctcttcgcactccccaagagagattagttcaccagactttcaactgggctccttaaggcactcgaagagttggaagacccagacctacatggctgaggactatgaagtgtgaagtaggaaatgacgagtggagaagtgttgatttaaaagttcaagatagagacgactggcgaaatctaactgaggccctttgcgtcagtaggcgtgggagatgatgatgatgataatgtgtaaATTTCAGAAGAGTACAATGAACGACTTCATGACAATCCTAGACTTTTTCACACATTACAAAAAACGTTTTCTTATATATTCGTACTTTTCTTTACAATAGAAAGTGAAATCCCTCCGCAAATACTGCTCTGGACTTTTACTTCCAGTGTACGAGTATTAGCACGTCGAACAGCAGAAAAGTTATATCCTTCTAAAGCACTGTTATTCTGAGCGACAGaaaactgtcatcatcatcatcatcatcatcatattattattattattattattattattattattatctaagctacagccccatTGAGATGTATAAGCAGAGGGGtccaacaggaaagaatagcccagtaaggaaaggataataAGGAATCAGAttgaatagagtgcctgagtgtaccctcaagcagcagATAGATTTTGTATGGTTTTGCTTTCGCGGGCAGTAAGTGACGTTATGGAAGTCACTTCAGTTTTGTGATTTTCTGCTGTTCAGAAGAAAAACAGTATCATGGAAGGAAGTATTTTTCTTGTTTACTGAATAGTAGATTTATTTTTAAGCAACTTATCTGCTaactaaaaaagataataatagatatttttttttgttaattgtaATAAAAGGGGACCTATTCTAAAACAATACTTGTAAGAGGATCGAGCTAAACTAATGGAGTGAATATTTCATTCTATGGACTATGGTATTTTAATGACTACCCCGTGAGGAGGAAGACCTTGCCTGTTTCTCGCGATAGGCCTAAGCTGTCGCAAGCCAGAAGTTTCTCTACCTTAAGGGTCAAGGTTACCTACGCCTTCAACAGCGTTGCGAGTTCAAGTGATTCTATTAATCTAAGAAAAACCACTTTTTTCAGTCGATTAACCCAAGATCTATAGACCTATATTCGGCAGTCACTAAGTgagtttttcctttgttttgttaaTAACCGATGTGTTCAGGACATAATATACTTAATTTAGCGTTAGTAGCTAGTCCTATATTCGTCTTTTAACTAAAGAATCTTTGCATTAAACTTAGAAAAGTGACCTAGAGTTATTTACTTAGAGATATTCTGTTACCACATGAGGCAAGATAACGCatccctgtaaaaaaaaaagttcttatatCAAAGTGATTAATAAAAGTGGCAATAAAAATGGTGAAATATTCCCATTTACTTTTTAATgagtaggaaaatgaaaatatcattagGACCAGAATAATAGGAATATAAACTTCTTAAATCCCAGCAATCCCCATGAACATTTCGTGACATGAATACATAAGTTAATGCGTAGTCTCATTTCACGCATTTCATCGTACAAAGAATTCGCCTTCTTCATCTCTCATCTTGATCAGATAATAACGAGATGCAGCATCTCATTTTGTAGAGTATAACCATTGCGCGGTTTTATGCAGCACGGAAAGGGTCAAGGAACTGCGGGAGCCAGATCCTAAAAGATGCCGAAAGAAGATCAAAGTAAAATCTAGGAGCGGAACCGGACACAGTCACTCTTGGTTGGAGAGAAAGAAAAACACTGGAGGTGATTCGATCATTACGGAGATATGAGTCTAAAAAccacaaaacattctctctctctctctctctctctctctctctctctctctctctctctctctctctctctctctctctctctctctctctctctctctctctctcactattctaGAATGTGCAAGGTTAAAATTGGAATGAGAGGAAGAGATATACAGAAGAAATTGCTTTCACTTGAGGCTGATTAAATAATTGGCGTGTCCTTTTTGAGCGGTTGAAACTGGTTGCTAGACAGTCCATTCCAGCTATTGTCAACTTATGAAACTTGATGGAGATTACGGTTATAAGTTTGCGTGACGAACCTTCAAAGCTGTAGTTGACATTTATTACCATATGCCCGAGGTTGAAGATGAAACTGACATATGTTTGTTTCATTTCAGAATTTACTCATTTATGTTGAAGCAACAACATTTTCATCATATTTCCACTGCGAAAACATAATTGTCTCCACAGTTATAGCAGCACGATTTTCCTACACTTCCATAGctgaaacatttattctaatgttcaTATATAGAGTAATGCAACTTTCTAAACATTCTATGGGTGAAACCCCATTTTCCTTATAAAATCAATGCAATACTTCTGCATTTTCATTGTTAAATCCGTGTAATACTCCTGTATTTCCATTGTTAAATCAGTGCAATACTCCTGTATTTCCCTTGTCAAATCAGTGCAATACTCCTGTATTTCCATTGTCAAATCAGTGCAATACTCCTGTATTTCCCTTGTCAAATCCGTGCAATACTCCTGTATTTCCATTGTCAAATCAGTGCAATACTCATGCATTTCCATTGTTAAATCCGTGCAATACTCCTGTATTTCCATTGTCAAATCAGTGCAATACTCCTGTATTTCCCTTGTCAAATCAGTGCAATACTCCTGTATTTCCATTGTCAAATCAGTGCAATACTCCTGTATTTCCCTTGTCAAATCCGTGCAATACTCCTGTATTTCCATTGTCAAATCAGTGCAATACTCATGCATTTCCATTGTTAAATCCGTGCAATACTCCTGTATTTCCATTGTCAAATCAGAGCAATACTCATGCATTTCCATTGTCAAATCAGAGCAATACTCCTGTATTTCCATTGTTAAATCAGTGCAATTATCCTGTATTTCCCTTGTCAAATCAGTGCAATACTCCTGTATTTCCATTGTCAAATCAGTGCAATACTCCTGTATTTCCCTTGTCAAATCCGTGCAATACTCCTGTATTTCCATTGTCAAATCAGTGCAATACTCATGCATTTCCATTGTTAAATCCGTGCAATACTCCTGTATTTCCATTGTCAAATCAGAGCAATACTCCTGTATTTCCCTTGTCAAATCAGAGCAATACTCCTGTATTTCCATTGTTAAATCAGTGCAATACTCCTGTATTTCCCTTGTCAAATCAGTGCAATACTCCTGTATTTCCATTGTCAAATCAGTGCAATACTCCTGTATTTCCCTTGTCAAATCCGTGCAATACTCCTGTATTTCCATTGTCAAATCAGTGCAATACTCATGCATTTCCATTGTTAAATCCGTGCAATACTCCTGTATTTCCATTGTCAAATCAGAGCAATACTCCTGTATTTCCATTGTCAAATCAGTGCAATACTCCTGTATTTCCATTGTCAAATCAGAGCAATACTCCTGTATTTCCATTGTCAAATCAGTGCAATACTCCTGTATTTCCCTTGTCAAATCAGAGCAATACTCCTGTATTTCCATTGTCAAATCAGAGCAATACTCCTGTATTTCCCTTGTCAAATCCGTGCAATACTCCTGTATTTCCATTGTCAAATCAGAGCAATACTCCTGTATTTCCCTTGTCAAATCCGTGCAATACTCCTGTATTTCCATTGTCAAATCAGAGCAATACTCCTGTATTTCCATTGTCAAATCCGTGCAATACTCCTGTATTTCCATTGTCAAATCAGTGCAATACTCCTGTATTTCCATTGTCAAATCAGAGCAATACTCCTGTATTTCCATTGTCAAATCAGAGCAATACTCCTGTATTTCCATTGTCAAATCCGAGCAATACTCCTGTATTTCCATTGTCAAATCAGAGCAATACTCCTGTATTTCCATTGTCAAATCAGAGCAATACTCCTGTATTTCCATTGTCAAATCAGAGCAATACTCCTGTATTTCCCTTGTCAAATCCGTGCAATACTCCTGTATTTCCATTGTCAAATCAGAGCAATACTCCTGTATTTCCATTGTCAAATCAGAGCAATACTCGTGCATTTCCATTGTTAAATCCGTGCAATACTCCTGTATTTCCCTTGTCAAATCAGAGCAATACTCCTGTATTTCCATTGTCAAATCAGAGCAATACTCCTGTATTTCCCTTGTCAAATCCGTGCAATACTCCTGTATTTCCATTGTCAAATCCGTGCAATACTCCTGTATTTCCATTGTCAAATCAGAGCAATACTCCTGTATTTCCATTGTCAAATCCGAGCAATACTCCTGTATTTCCATTGTCAAATCCGAGCAATACTCCTGTATTTCCATTGTCAAATCCGAGCAATACTCCTGTATTTCCATTGTCAAATCCGAGCAATACTCCTGTATTTCCATTGTCAAATCAGAGCAATACTCCTGTATTTCCCTTGTCAAATCCGTGCAATACTCCTGTATTTCCATTGTCAAATCAGAGCAATACTCCTGTATTTCCCTTGTCAAATCCGTGCAATACTCCTGTATTTCCATTGTCAAATCCGTGCGATACTCCTGTATTTCCCTTGTCAAATCCGTGCGATACTCGTGCATTTCCATTGTCAAATCCGTGCGATACTCCTGTATTTCCCTTGTCAAATCCGTGCGATACTCCTGCATTTCCATTGTCAAATCCGTGCGATACTCCTGTATTTCCATTGTCAAATCCGTGCGATACTCCTGCATTTCCATTGTCAAATCCGTGCGATACTCCTGTATTTCCATTGTCAAATCCGTGCGATACTCCTGCATTTCCATTGTCAAATCCGTGCGATACTCCTGTATTTCCATTGTCAAATCCGTGCAATACTCCTGCATTTCCCTTGTCAAATCCGTGCGATACTCCTGTATTTCCATTGTCAAATCAGAGCGATACTCCTGTATTTCCCTTGTCAAATCCGTGCGATACTCCTGTATTTCCATTGTCAAATCAGAGCGATACTCCTGTATTTCCCTTGTCAAATCCGTGCGATACTCCTGTATTTCCCTTGTCAAATCAGAGCGATACTCCTGTATTTCCCTTGTCAAATCCGTGCGATACTCCTGTATTTCCCTTGTCAAATCAGTGCGATACTCCTGTATTTCCCTTGTCAAATCCGTGCGATACTCCTGTATTTCCCTTGTCAAATCAGAGCGATACTCCTGTATTTCCCTTGTCAAATCCGTGCGATACTCGTGCATTTCCATTGTCAAATCCGTGCAATACTCCTGTATTTCCCTTGTCAAATCCGTGCGATACTCGTGCATTTCCATTGTCAAATCCGTGCAATACTCCTGTATTTCCCTTGTCAAATCCGTGCGATACTCGTGCATTTCCATTGTCAAATCCGTGCAATACTCCTGTATTTCCATTGTCAAATCAGTGCGATACTCGTGCATTTCCATTGTCAAATCCGTGCAATACTCCTGTATTTCCATTGTCAAATCAGTGCGATACTCGTGCATTTCCATTGTCAAATCCGTGCAATACTCCTGTATTTCCCTTGTCAAATCAGTGCGATACTCCTGCATTTCCATTGTCAAATCCGTGCAATACTCCTGTATTTCCCTTGTCAAATCAGTGCGATACTCCTGCATTTCCATTGTCAAATCAG encodes:
- the LOC137621790 gene encoding paramyosin-like produces the protein MYEYCTDLTMKIQEYCTDLTMGIQEYCTDLTIEIQEYCTDLTMKIQEYCTDLTMGIQEYCTDLTIEIQEYCTDLTMKIQEYCTDLTMGIQEYCTDLTIEIQEYCSDLTMEIQEYCTDLTREIQEYCTDLTMEIEEYCTDLTREIQEYCTDLTMEIEEYCTDLTREIQEYCSDLTMEIEEYRTDLTREIQEYCSDLTMEIEEYRTDLTREIQEYCSDLTMEIEEYRTDLTREIQEYCSDLTMEMQEYRTDLTREIQEYCTDLTMEMQEYRTDLTREIQEYCTDLTMEMHEYRTDLTMEIQEYCTDLTMEMHEYRTDLTMEIQEYCTDLTMEMHEYRTDLTREIQEYCTDLTMEMHEYRTDLTREIQEYCTDLTMEMHEYRTDLTREIQEYRSDLTREIQEYRTDLTREIQEYRTDLTREIQEYRTDLTREIQEYRSDLTREIQEYRTDLTREIQEYRSDLTMEIQEYRTDLTREIQEYRSDLTMEIQEYRTDLTREMQEYCTDLTMEIQEYRTDLTMEMQEYRTDLTMEIQEYRTDLTMEMQEYRTDLTMEIQEYRTDLTMEMQEYRTDLTREIQEYRTDLTMEMHEYRTDLTREIQEYRTDLTMEIQEYCTDLTREIQEYCSDLTMEIQEYCTDLTREIQEYCSDLTMEIQEYCSDLTMEIQEYCSDLTMEIQEYCSDLTMEIQEYCSDLTMEIQEYCSDLTMEIQEYCTDLTMEIQEYCTDLTREIQEYCSDLTMEIQEYCSDLTREIQEYCTDLTMEMHEYCSDLTMEIQEYCSDLTMEIQEYCTDLTREIQEYCSDLTMEIQEYCSDLTMEIQEYCSDLTMEIQEYCSDLTMEIQEYCSDLTMEIQEYCSDLTMEIQEYCTDLTMEIQEYCTDLTMEIQEYCSDLTMEIQEYCTDLTREIQEYCSDLTMEIQEYCTDLTREIQEYCSDLTMEIQEYCSDLTREIQEYCTDLTMEIQEYCSDLTMEIQEYCTDLTMEIQEYCSDLTMEIQEYCTDLTMEMHEYCTDLTMEIQEYCTDLTREIQEYCTDLTMEIQEYCTDLTREIQEYCTDLTMEIQEYCSDLTREIQEYCSDLTMEIQEYCTDLTMEMHEYCTDLTMEIQEYCTDLTREIQEYCTDLTMEIQEYCTDLTREIQDNCTDLTMEIQEYCSDLTMEMHEYCSDLTMEIQEYCTDLTMEMHEYCTDLTMEIQEYCTDLTREIQEYCTDLTMEIQEYCTDLTREIQEYCTDLTMEIQEYCTDLTMEMHEYCTDLTMEIQEYCTDLTREIQEYCTDLTMEIQEYCTDLTREIQEYCTDLTMEIQEYYTDLTMKMQKYCIDFIRKMGFHP